The proteins below are encoded in one region of Asticcacaulis excentricus CB 48:
- a CDS encoding DUF2336 domain-containing protein: protein MHLKRIARRLAISAVAPAPDDLNRVAPAADAPEVVRPDSGLQPLTQVRTLLHLMQLNALARRQAGLAIESQPGFVARLKALIADLPTDSAQAVLDELAEADWADPDLIAALCRISRAGAAALLRSPVLRDHDLLSLLKDSADCASLIARRSHLSPPVIDALIAGADTVTVTTLLNNHNLRLNAAAFDALTDRARTEIALRAPLTRHPLLTRKAATRLLDLVGPDLRASLLGRFEGLHARHFHTTPPTDAAQTLHRLQGGDFVAFREGLSRLTGLDRAVVDRALTQDSAVPLVLLLSAAGIDRAAFADILTQVQALNDGHPRINERHLAFVRGLFDLDADEARQRLGAIYSH, encoded by the coding sequence CGCCCCTGCGGCAGACGCACCCGAAGTCGTGCGCCCTGACAGCGGTCTTCAGCCTCTAACTCAAGTGCGGACACTTTTGCATCTGATGCAACTAAACGCACTGGCGCGGCGTCAGGCTGGTTTGGCGATCGAAAGTCAGCCAGGCTTTGTCGCGCGCCTGAAGGCGCTGATCGCCGACCTGCCCACAGACAGCGCGCAAGCCGTGCTCGACGAACTGGCTGAGGCCGACTGGGCTGATCCGGATCTGATTGCCGCCCTGTGCCGTATATCGCGGGCCGGGGCCGCGGCTTTGTTGCGTTCGCCGGTCCTGCGCGATCACGACCTTCTGTCGCTTTTAAAGGATTCAGCCGACTGCGCCAGCCTCATCGCGCGACGGTCCCATCTCAGCCCTCCGGTCATCGACGCCCTGATCGCGGGTGCTGACACCGTCACGGTTACAACGCTGTTGAACAACCACAACCTGCGTCTCAATGCCGCCGCCTTCGACGCCCTGACCGACCGCGCTCGCACAGAAATCGCGCTCCGCGCTCCCCTGACGCGCCATCCCCTTCTGACGCGCAAAGCGGCCACCCGTCTGCTCGATTTGGTGGGGCCTGACCTGCGCGCCAGCTTGCTTGGCCGCTTTGAAGGCCTGCATGCCCGGCACTTCCACACCACGCCGCCGACCGATGCGGCGCAGACCCTGCACCGGCTGCAAGGCGGCGACTTCGTTGCCTTCCGTGAGGGCCTGTCGCGCCTGACCGGACTGGACCGCGCGGTCGTGGACCGCGCCCTGACGCAGGACTCTGCCGTGCCTCTAGTTCTGCTTCTGAGCGCCGCTGGGATCGACCGGGCCGCCTTTGCCGACATACTGACTCAGGTTCAGGCTCTTAATGACGGGCACCCACGTATTAATGAGCGCCATCTGGCTTTTGTGCGCGGCCTGTTCGATCTCGATGCCGACGAAGCCCGCCAAAGGCTTGGCGCGATCTATTCCCATTGA